A single region of the Anomaloglossus baeobatrachus isolate aAnoBae1 chromosome 2, aAnoBae1.hap1, whole genome shotgun sequence genome encodes:
- the GPR61 gene encoding G-protein coupled receptor 61 — protein MDTSLPSFIWNVSLNASGNHITANPHYGALFIMLLMDLLAVAGNVAIMGVIMKTPSLRKFVLVFHLCVVDLLAALTLMPLAMLSGSGGTSLYEIQGLGQMACRAYLFLSVCFTSTGILSISAINIERYYYVVHPMRYQVKMTMGLVSWVLAGVWIKAVLTSLIPVLAWSPPVPGHCSLQGGGNSVFRAGFLLFYSSFYFLLPLTIIIVVYCSMFKVARVAALHQGPLPTWMETSPQRRHSESLSSRSTMVTGSGATRGTPQQRVTGGGSGSGGKAAAVLAAVGGQFLLCWLPYFGFHIYAALRSPPPPPGSRVEWIVTWMGFLCFASNPIFYGCLNRQIREELGRWVGCFFKRGSTGEDELRLPSREGSIEENFLQFLQGTGCPPDTRAVVHITPKVDQPAIDFRIPGQIAEETSEFLEQPWDMTAVGKDYINTGPSQKT, from the coding sequence ATGGATACCTCCCTTCCCTCTTTCATATGGAACGTTTCGCTCAATGCTTCAGGGAACCATATTACAGCAAATCCCCACTATGGGGCCCTTTTCATTATGCTTCTTATGGACCTATTGGCAGTAGCTGGGAATGTGGCTATCATGGGGGTCATCATGAAGACTCCATCCCTCAGGAAATTTGTTCTCGTCTTCCACTTGTGTGTGGTGGATCTCTTGGCTGCACTTACACTTATGCCCCTGGCTATGTTGTCTGGAAGTGGAGGCACTTCCCTGTATGAAATCCAGGGATTAGGGCAGATGGCTTGTCGTGCATACCTATTCTTGAGTGTCTGTTTTACCAGCACTGGCATACTATCAATCTCTGCCATAAATATTGAAAGATATTATTATGTGGTACATCCCATGAGGTACCAAGTCAAGATGACTATGGGACTAGTCAGTTGGGTACTAGCCGGTGTCTGGATTAAAGCTGTACTCACATCCCTAATCCCTGTTTTAGCATGGAGCCCTCCTGTCCCTGGACATTGCAGCTTGCAGGGAGGTGGCAACAGTGTCTTCCGAGCTGGATTTCTtctcttttattcctctttttaTTTCTTACTGCCTCTTACCATCATTATTGTTGTGTACTGCAGCATGTTCAAGGTGGCACGAGTAGCTGCTCTCCATCAAGGGCCTCTACCCACTTGGATGGAGACTTCACCTCAACGCAGGCACTCGGAATCTCTTAGTAGCCGTTCCACCATGGTAACAGGATCAGGAGCCACACGTGGAACTCCTCAGCAACGTGTGACAGGGGGTGGTTCTGGAAGTGGTGGAAAGGCAGCAGCTGTTTTAGCTGCAGTAGGTGGTCAATTTCTATTATGTTGGCTACCATATTTTGGCTTCCACATATATGCTGCACTGCGCTCTCCACCTCCACCTCCTGGCTCACGAGTGGAATGGATTGTTACGTGGATGGGGTTTCtttgctttgcctccaacccaatatTTTATGGTTGCCTAAATCGTCAAATTCGTGAAGAACTGGGAAGGTGGGTTGGATGTTTCTTTAAACGAGGAAGCACTGGGGAGGATGAGCTTCGATTGCCAAGCAGGGAAGGCTCTATTGAAGAAAATTTTCTGCAGTTTCTGCAGGGTACTGGCTGCCCACCAGACACCAGGGCAGTTGTTCATATCACTCCTAAAGTGGATCAACCAGCTATAGACTTCCGGATTCCAGGGCAGATTGCAGAAGAAACATCTGAGTTCTTAGAGCAACCATGGGATATGACAGCGGTGGGTAAAGACTATATTAACACTGGTCCATCTCAAAAAACATGA